From the Comamonas odontotermitis genome, one window contains:
- a CDS encoding NAD(P)H-dependent glycerol-3-phosphate dehydrogenase, which yields MKILVIGAGAWGTALAMNAAARHTVHLWARDAAQAAQMQAAGENTRYLPGIPFPAGLQVASGDVQPLVACADLIVLGTPMAALRSGLAMLHDSLQGRQVPVAWLSKGFEAVPEGAPAGSHGLLGNEVCAQVAAQLHAGVLSGPSFAQEVARHQPTALVAASRHADVREALVAAFHGNNLRVYANDDITGVEVGGAVKNVLAIATGLCDGLNLGLNARAALVTRGLAEMTRLGVALGAQQDTFMGLSGLGDLVLTATGDLSRNRKIGLLLAQGKSLHDAVQSLGHVAEGVYSARTVLQRAQKLGVEMPITETTVALLDGSMPVRDVVQALMGREPRAE from the coding sequence ATGAAAATTCTAGTTATCGGCGCTGGCGCCTGGGGTACGGCCCTGGCCATGAATGCGGCCGCTCGCCACACGGTGCACTTGTGGGCACGCGATGCTGCGCAGGCCGCCCAGATGCAGGCGGCTGGAGAGAATACCCGCTATCTGCCCGGCATCCCCTTTCCGGCAGGTCTGCAGGTAGCCAGCGGCGATGTGCAGCCGCTGGTGGCTTGCGCCGATCTGATCGTGCTGGGAACCCCCATGGCCGCGTTGCGAAGTGGCCTCGCCATGCTGCACGACAGTCTGCAGGGCCGCCAGGTGCCGGTGGCATGGCTCAGCAAGGGCTTTGAAGCCGTGCCGGAGGGCGCGCCAGCAGGCAGCCACGGTCTGCTGGGCAACGAGGTCTGCGCCCAGGTGGCAGCGCAACTGCACGCCGGCGTATTGAGCGGCCCCAGTTTTGCGCAGGAGGTGGCGCGCCACCAGCCAACCGCCCTGGTGGCCGCCAGCAGGCATGCGGATGTGCGCGAGGCCCTGGTGGCGGCCTTTCATGGCAACAACCTGCGGGTCTACGCCAATGACGACATCACAGGTGTGGAAGTGGGGGGCGCTGTGAAGAACGTGCTGGCCATTGCCACCGGCCTGTGCGACGGGCTGAACCTGGGCCTCAATGCGCGCGCGGCGCTGGTGACACGCGGCCTGGCTGAAATGACACGCCTGGGCGTGGCTCTGGGCGCACAACAAGACACCTTCATGGGCCTGTCGGGGCTGGGGGATCTGGTGCTGACGGCGACAGGCGATCTGTCGCGCAACCGCAAGATAGGCTTGCTGCTCGCACAGGGCAAAAGCCTGCACGATGCAGTGCAGTCGCTCGGCCATGTGGCTGAAGGCGTGTACAGCGCGCGCACCGTGCTGCAGCGCGCGCAGAAGCTGGGCGTGGAAATGCCCATCACCGAAACCACCGTGGCGTTGCTGGACGGCAGCATGCCGGTGCGCGATGTGGTGCAGGCACTGATGGGGCGTGAGCCGCGCGCTGAATAG
- a CDS encoding DUF4148 domain-containing protein — MKNARNFSMAAMAAALVMGAGVAQANPFEGDQAIAPKAVASTLSRAQVQAELVAAQRDGSMPLVGDRINTYRGERQTSALSRAEVQAQAHQALIAGKLPQGNGSFGE; from the coding sequence ATGAAGAACGCACGTAACTTTTCGATGGCCGCAATGGCTGCTGCCCTGGTGATGGGCGCTGGCGTGGCACAGGCCAACCCATTCGAAGGCGATCAGGCCATTGCACCCAAAGCCGTGGCCAGCACACTGAGCCGCGCCCAGGTGCAGGCAGAACTGGTTGCCGCGCAGCGCGACGGCTCCATGCCTCTGGTGGGCGACCGCATCAATACATACAGAGGTGAGCGCCAGACCTCGGCCCTGAGCCGCGCCGAAGTGCAGGCCCAGGCCCACCAGGCCTTGATCGCTGGCAAGCTGCCCCAGGGCAATGGCTCCTTCGGCGAGTAA
- a CDS encoding NAD(P)-dependent oxidoreductase has translation MASQATTPTVGLIGVGLMGHGIARNVAAKGFPLVVLEHPGNQPLTELLQLGATTCQTPAELARQCDVIILCVTGSPQVEAVLTGDNGVLSAIRPAAVVVDCSTAVPASTVRMAQAVHAAGGQFIDAPMTKTSKAAHDGTLNLLVGGDAAVLAKVQPVLATFTEKVTHVGALGDGHRMKLLHNFVSVGQMTLLAEATACARKEGMDMQAFCDVLAGGGGAGVALERLKSFILADDPSGIAFSISNAAKDLSYYATMAHDARAASKVADAASATLKGQVEAQHGDAMLPELIGFLARQ, from the coding sequence ATGGCTTCGCAAGCAACAACACCGACGGTCGGCCTGATCGGCGTGGGCCTGATGGGCCACGGCATTGCCCGCAATGTGGCGGCCAAAGGCTTTCCGCTGGTGGTGCTGGAGCACCCTGGCAACCAGCCGCTGACCGAACTGTTGCAGTTGGGCGCTACCACCTGCCAGACACCTGCAGAATTGGCGCGCCAGTGCGATGTGATCATTCTGTGCGTGACCGGATCGCCCCAGGTGGAAGCCGTGCTCACGGGAGACAATGGCGTGCTGTCGGCCATCCGACCTGCAGCCGTGGTGGTGGATTGCTCCACCGCCGTTCCTGCCTCCACGGTGCGCATGGCGCAGGCCGTACATGCTGCAGGTGGCCAGTTCATCGACGCGCCGATGACCAAGACCTCCAAGGCCGCGCATGACGGCACCCTGAACCTGCTGGTGGGCGGAGACGCTGCCGTGCTGGCCAAGGTGCAGCCAGTGCTCGCAACCTTCACCGAAAAAGTCACCCATGTGGGCGCATTGGGCGATGGCCATCGCATGAAGCTGCTGCACAACTTTGTCTCGGTCGGCCAGATGACCTTGCTAGCCGAAGCCACCGCCTGCGCCCGCAAGGAGGGCATGGACATGCAGGCCTTCTGCGATGTGCTTGCAGGCGGCGGCGGTGCGGGTGTGGCGCTCGAGCGCCTCAAGTCCTTCATCCTCGCAGACGACCCCTCGGGCATTGCCTTCTCCATCTCCAACGCCGCCAAGGACCTGAGCTACTACGCCACGATGGCGCACGACGCCCGGGCCGCCAGCAAGGTGGCCGACGCCGCGTCTGCCACCCTCAAAGGCCAGGTGGAAGCCCAGCACGGCGACGCCATGCTGCCAGAGCTGATCGGCTTTCTGGCCCGGCAATGA
- a CDS encoding M20/M25/M40 family metallo-hydrolase, with protein sequence MAFSKRALAVAACALLATGAQAQVGAKTPEQKRFYTIYKELVEINTTNSVGNNTEAAQAMQKRLAEDGIAAADMQIFEPFPKKGNLVVKYKGSGQGKPLLLMAHIDVVEAKREDWKSDPFKLKEDDGYFTARGSSDDKAMAAAFVSILGQLKREGFTPSRDIVLTLTADEEQGDVPSNGAFWLVNNQRPLIDAEYGINEGAGGQLENGKPVLNRIQVAEKMYATYQLEATDKGGHSSVPTATNPVYALSASLTALGNYHFPVKLSEVTKTYFARSAGFAQGQQADDMKAVAGGSPSAEAVQRLSASPLYNATMRTTCVATEVNGGHAANALPQAARATINCRILPHDDPAEVEAQLRKLAENDRVKLKVINQPLRSPASPMRPDVMKTVEGLTEKMWPGVPVVPVMSTGATDSRFMRNAGIPMYGVSGIFTEPSDARAHGLDERVAIPRLYDGREFLYQLVKELSK encoded by the coding sequence ATGGCCTTTTCCAAACGCGCGCTCGCTGTTGCTGCCTGCGCCTTGCTTGCCACTGGTGCCCAGGCCCAGGTTGGCGCCAAAACGCCCGAGCAAAAGCGCTTCTACACCATCTACAAGGAACTGGTGGAGATCAACACTACCAACTCGGTGGGCAACAACACCGAAGCGGCGCAGGCCATGCAAAAGCGTCTGGCGGAAGACGGCATTGCCGCAGCGGACATGCAGATCTTCGAGCCCTTCCCCAAGAAGGGCAATCTGGTCGTCAAGTACAAGGGCAGCGGCCAGGGCAAGCCGCTCCTCCTGATGGCGCACATCGATGTGGTGGAGGCCAAGCGCGAAGACTGGAAGAGCGACCCGTTCAAGCTCAAGGAAGACGATGGCTACTTCACCGCGCGTGGCTCTTCGGACGACAAGGCCATGGCTGCTGCCTTCGTCTCGATCCTGGGCCAGCTCAAGCGCGAAGGCTTTACCCCGAGCCGCGACATCGTGCTGACCCTGACTGCCGATGAAGAGCAGGGCGACGTGCCCAGCAATGGTGCTTTCTGGCTCGTCAACAACCAGCGCCCATTGATCGATGCCGAATACGGTATCAACGAAGGCGCTGGCGGTCAGCTGGAAAATGGCAAGCCCGTGCTCAACCGTATCCAGGTGGCCGAAAAAATGTACGCCACCTACCAGCTTGAAGCCACCGACAAGGGCGGCCACAGCTCGGTACCCACCGCCACCAACCCCGTGTATGCCTTGAGCGCTTCGCTGACCGCGCTGGGCAACTACCATTTCCCGGTCAAGCTCTCGGAGGTGACCAAGACCTATTTTGCGCGCAGCGCTGGCTTTGCCCAGGGCCAGCAGGCCGACGACATGAAGGCCGTCGCGGGCGGCAGCCCTTCGGCAGAGGCCGTGCAGCGCCTGTCGGCATCGCCGCTCTACAACGCCACCATGCGCACCACCTGCGTAGCCACCGAGGTGAACGGCGGCCATGCGGCCAACGCCTTGCCGCAGGCCGCGCGCGCCACCATCAACTGCCGCATCCTGCCGCACGATGATCCGGCAGAAGTCGAGGCACAGCTGCGCAAGCTGGCCGAGAACGATCGTGTCAAGCTCAAGGTCATCAACCAGCCGCTGCGCAGCCCGGCCTCCCCCATGCGCCCCGATGTGATGAAGACCGTGGAGGGCCTGACCGAGAAAATGTGGCCGGGCGTGCCTGTGGTGCCGGTGATGAGCACGGGAGCCACCGACAGCCGCTTCATGCGCAATGCAGGCATTCCGATGTATGGCGTCTCGGGCATCTTCACCGAGCCGAGCGACGCGCGCGCCCATGGCCTGGACGAGCGCGTGGCGATTCCGCGCCTGTACGACGGGCGCGAGTTCCTCTACCAGCTGGTCAAGGAGCTGTCGAAATAA
- the lysA gene encoding diaminopimelate decarboxylase: MSNPFAPDLLWQLADEFGTPLWVYDAATIRHRIAQLQAFDTVRFAQKACSNIHILQLMRQQGVKVDAVSRGEVLRAIAAGFQPGFGEPAEIVFTADVMDEATLATVVQHQVPVNAGSIDMLHQLGQASPGHVVWLRINPGFGHGHSNKTNTGGEHSKHGIWHTDLTMALAVIAERGLRLAGLHMHIGSGVDYGHLQEVCGAMVQLVERTKAAGHDLQAISAGGGLSIPYREGDATIDTDHYFGLWDAARKQAEAIVGHHLGLELEPGRFLVAEAGVLLGTVRATKNAGSNHFVLVDTGFNELMRPSMYGSYHGMHIQRRGVGVLPNTGSGARDAVVAGPLCESGDVFTQGDGGVVLPRSLGDAQVGDLLVIHDTGAYGASMSSNYNTRPLAAEVLVDGGNARLIRRRQTVDELLALELGL; the protein is encoded by the coding sequence ATGAGCAATCCTTTCGCCCCCGATCTGCTGTGGCAACTGGCCGATGAATTCGGCACGCCGCTGTGGGTGTATGACGCCGCCACCATCCGCCACCGCATTGCCCAGCTCCAGGCGTTTGACACGGTGCGCTTTGCGCAAAAGGCCTGCTCCAACATCCACATCCTGCAGTTGATGCGCCAGCAAGGCGTGAAAGTGGATGCCGTCTCGCGCGGCGAGGTGCTGCGCGCCATCGCGGCGGGCTTTCAGCCCGGTTTTGGTGAGCCTGCCGAAATCGTCTTCACCGCCGACGTGATGGACGAAGCCACGCTGGCCACCGTGGTGCAGCACCAGGTGCCTGTCAACGCGGGCTCCATCGACATGCTGCACCAGCTGGGCCAGGCTTCGCCAGGCCACGTGGTGTGGCTGCGCATCAACCCCGGCTTTGGCCATGGGCACAGCAACAAGACCAACACCGGCGGCGAACACAGCAAGCACGGTATCTGGCACACCGACCTGACCATGGCGCTGGCCGTGATTGCCGAGCGCGGCCTCCGGCTTGCGGGCCTGCACATGCACATCGGCTCAGGCGTGGACTACGGCCACCTGCAGGAAGTGTGCGGCGCCATGGTGCAGCTGGTGGAACGCACCAAGGCTGCGGGCCACGACCTGCAAGCCATCTCGGCAGGGGGAGGTCTGTCCATTCCCTACCGCGAAGGCGATGCCACCATCGACACCGATCACTACTTTGGCCTGTGGGATGCCGCGCGCAAACAGGCCGAGGCCATTGTTGGCCACCACCTGGGGCTGGAGCTGGAGCCCGGCCGCTTTCTGGTGGCCGAAGCGGGGGTGCTGCTGGGCACGGTGCGCGCCACCAAGAATGCGGGCAGCAACCACTTCGTGCTGGTCGACACCGGCTTCAACGAACTGATGCGCCCCAGCATGTATGGCAGCTACCACGGCATGCACATCCAGCGCCGTGGCGTGGGCGTGCTGCCCAACACAGGCAGTGGCGCGCGCGACGCCGTGGTGGCGGGCCCGCTGTGCGAATCGGGCGACGTATTCACCCAAGGCGACGGCGGCGTGGTGCTGCCGCGCTCGCTGGGCGATGCACAAGTGGGCGACCTGCTCGTCATCCACGACACCGGCGCGTACGGCGCCTCCATGTCCAGCAACTACAACACCCGCCCGCTGGCGGCCGAGGTGCTGGTCGATGGCGGCAACGCCCGCCTGATCCGCCGCCGCCAGACGGTGGATGAATTGCTGGCCTTGGAGCTGGGCCTTTAA
- a CDS encoding LysR family transcriptional regulator, giving the protein MPRHFQADSTAEPSIDTANSTPEVPRIQHRHIEVFRAIMLAGGVTGAAGLLFTSQPTVSRELARLEQLLGYALFERVHGRLRPTARALALWDEVQRSWQGLDRVIERAAALGRPQGARISVLSMPALSHALLPLALARMQAAHGPVAVSVATQEAPLLQEWMAAQRYDLGLTEQGEVPPGVRVVALPAVDEVAVLPAGHALARKTRLQPVDFADQPFVSLAEGDPYRMQIDRVFAEAGVARQMLLEAHSAIAVCAMVQQGLGVAVVNPLTARACAGAGMVIRPLTFSIPFELQALLPLHRAAVQEVEWLVEALRQSMAPEPA; this is encoded by the coding sequence ATGCCTCGCCATTTCCAGGCCGACTCCACTGCCGAGCCCTCCATCGACACCGCCAACTCCACGCCCGAGGTGCCACGTATCCAGCATCGCCACATCGAGGTGTTCCGCGCCATCATGCTGGCCGGGGGGGTAACGGGTGCTGCAGGCCTGCTCTTCACATCGCAACCCACGGTGAGCCGTGAGCTGGCGCGGCTGGAGCAATTGCTGGGCTACGCGCTGTTCGAGCGTGTGCATGGGCGCCTGCGGCCCACGGCGCGCGCGCTGGCGCTGTGGGACGAGGTACAGCGCTCATGGCAGGGGCTGGACCGGGTGATCGAGCGCGCCGCTGCGCTGGGCAGGCCGCAGGGCGCGCGCATCAGCGTGCTCAGCATGCCTGCACTCAGCCACGCCCTGCTGCCCCTGGCATTGGCCCGCATGCAGGCTGCGCATGGGCCAGTAGCCGTCAGCGTGGCGACCCAGGAGGCGCCGCTCCTGCAGGAGTGGATGGCCGCGCAGCGCTACGACCTGGGCTTGACCGAGCAGGGCGAGGTGCCGCCCGGTGTGCGCGTGGTGGCGCTGCCTGCGGTCGATGAGGTGGCCGTGCTGCCAGCAGGGCACGCGCTGGCCCGCAAGACACGGCTGCAGCCGGTGGATTTTGCGGACCAGCCTTTTGTCAGCCTGGCCGAAGGCGATCCCTACCGTATGCAGATCGACCGGGTATTTGCCGAGGCAGGTGTGGCGCGCCAGATGCTGCTGGAGGCGCACAGCGCCATTGCGGTCTGCGCCATGGTGCAGCAGGGGTTGGGCGTGGCCGTCGTCAATCCGCTCACGGCGCGGGCCTGCGCCGGGGCTGGCATGGTGATTCGGCCGCTGACGTTTTCGATTCCGTTCGAACTGCAGGCCTTGCTGCCGCTGCACCGCGCCGCCGTGCAGGAAGTGGAATGGCTGGTGGAGGCGCTCAGGCAGTCGATGGCGCCAGAGCCTGCCTGA
- a CDS encoding purine-nucleoside phosphorylase, translated as MRFRSSFLAPVVTAALLAGCASTDRPSQAASATSAAPQVQPVQVKVFVAAMFEIGQNTGDRAGEFQHWYERYFRSAKPITVPGALNPVYCNADGVCGSVLGMGKVNSSASMQAIVLNPQFNFDKAYYVISGVAGTPPSRGTIGDVTWGSWLVDYDLGHRWAPEEGQPGAPVFVPRKGYEDYRRFALNPALVQAAYAMTRAVPLQDSESAQRYRMRYPDAAARKAPSVHVGTHITGDTFFHGPGLSKEAQYIAKLYGADDYVATEMEAAAIALVLKRTHGTDRILSLRGSVNFDQGNPKETTQAHLDPKPGETAGGFAETVANVAVVGGTFVDTVVKNWPQWQNGVPAQR; from the coding sequence ATGCGCTTTCGCTCCTCTTTTCTGGCCCCGGTGGTGACTGCGGCCTTGCTGGCCGGTTGCGCCAGCACAGACCGTCCCTCCCAGGCCGCCAGCGCCACCAGCGCCGCCCCGCAGGTCCAGCCTGTGCAGGTCAAGGTGTTTGTAGCCGCCATGTTCGAGATCGGCCAGAACACGGGCGACCGGGCGGGCGAGTTCCAGCACTGGTACGAGCGCTACTTTCGCAGTGCCAAGCCCATCACTGTTCCTGGTGCGCTGAACCCGGTGTACTGCAATGCCGATGGCGTGTGCGGCAGCGTGCTGGGTATGGGTAAGGTCAACTCGTCGGCATCGATGCAGGCGATCGTGCTCAATCCGCAGTTCAATTTTGACAAGGCCTACTACGTCATCAGCGGCGTGGCGGGCACGCCCCCGTCGCGCGGCACGATTGGCGATGTGACCTGGGGCAGCTGGCTGGTCGACTACGACCTGGGCCACCGCTGGGCCCCCGAAGAAGGCCAGCCCGGTGCCCCCGTCTTCGTGCCGCGCAAGGGCTACGAAGACTACCGCCGCTTTGCGCTGAACCCGGCCCTGGTGCAGGCAGCATACGCAATGACACGCGCCGTGCCGCTGCAGGACAGTGAATCGGCCCAGCGCTACCGCATGCGCTACCCGGATGCTGCCGCGCGCAAGGCGCCCAGCGTGCATGTCGGCACGCACATCACGGGCGACACCTTCTTCCATGGGCCGGGCCTGTCGAAAGAAGCCCAGTACATCGCCAAGCTGTACGGCGCAGACGACTACGTCGCCACCGAGATGGAGGCAGCGGCAATTGCGCTGGTGCTGAAGCGCACGCATGGCACCGACCGCATCCTGAGCCTGCGCGGTTCGGTCAATTTCGATCAGGGCAACCCCAAGGAAACCACGCAGGCACACCTGGACCCCAAGCCGGGTGAAACCGCTGGCGGTTTTGCCGAGACTGTGGCCAATGTGGCGGTAGTAGGCGGCACCTTTGTCGATACCGTGGTGAAAAACTGGCCGCAGTGGCAAAACGGCGTGCCAGCGCAACGCTGA